A genomic stretch from Anser cygnoides isolate HZ-2024a breed goose chromosome 30, Taihu_goose_T2T_genome, whole genome shotgun sequence includes:
- the LOC136787556 gene encoding olfactory receptor 14C36-like, with translation MSNSSSITEFLLLAFADTRELQLLHFGLFLGIYLAALLGNGLILTAVACDHRLHTPMYFFLFNLALLDLGSISTTLPKAMANVLGDTRAISYQGCAAQVFFFLFFIGVEYCFLTIMSYDRYTAICKPLHYGSLVGSRACAQMAAAAWGSGFLYSVLHTATTFSLPLCQGNAVDQFFCEIPQILKLSCSDAYLREVGALLLSVSLVFGCFVFIVFSYVQIFWAVLRMPSEQGRHKAFSTCLPHLAVVFLFISTGMVAYLKPPSISSPFMDLVLAVLYSVVPPALNPLIYSMRNKELKHALWKMMTRCVSEAINFHSTSADD, from the coding sequence atgtccaacagcagctccatcactgagttcctcctgctggcattcgcagacacgcgggagctgcagctcctgcacttcgggctcttcctgggcatctacctggctgccctcctgggcaacggcctcatcctcaccgccgtagcctgcgaccaccgcctccacacccccatgtactttttcctcttcaacctcgccctcctcgacctgggatccatctccaccactctccccaaagccatggccaatgtcctcggggacaccagggccatctcctatcaagggtgtgctgcacaggtattcttttttctcttcttcattggAGTGGAGTATTGttttctcaccatcatgtcctacgaccgctacactgccatctgcaagcccctgcactacgggagcctcgtgggcagcagagcttgtgcccagatggcagcagctgcctggggcagtggcttcCTCTATTCTGTCttgcacacggccactacattttccctgcccctctgccaaggcaatgctgtggaccagttcttctgtgaaatcccccagatcctcaagctctcctgctcagatgcctacctcagggaggTTGGGGCACTTCTGCTTAGTGTTTCTTTAgtttttggctgttttgttttcattgttttttcctatgtgcagatcttctgggcggtgctgaggatgccctctgagcagggtcggcacaaagccttttccacgtgcctccctcacctggccgtggtcttcCTGTTTATCAGCACTGGCATggttgcctacctgaagccgccctccatctcttccccattcATGGATCTGGTGCtagcagttctgtactcagtggtgcctccagcactgaaccccctcatctacagcatgaggaacaaggagctcAAGCATGCGCTCTGGAAAATGATGACTAGATGTGTTTCAGAAGCAATAAATTTCCATTCTACCTCTGCAGATGACTAA